From Arachis stenosperma cultivar V10309 chromosome 2, arast.V10309.gnm1.PFL2, whole genome shotgun sequence, one genomic window encodes:
- the LOC130962793 gene encoding uncharacterized protein LOC130962793, whose product MAAAMQATVEALGNQINQGNHENNNDEDGPMTLATFLKVRPPTFRGTSNPTDVDNWIQTMERALQAQQVPEEQWVEFGTYQLQDEAQNAKELELMQLKQGQMTVAEYTSKFEELCRFSCICQGAPEDFAEWKCIKYEGGLRSDILSFVSPMEIRVFSKLVNKSRVAEDCVRKAAVEKGSLRVPFQGPSGRNFAPRGKKVWEATTAGFELSEVRKPGHMATNCPEKKKYETGRVQQPGRVYITSTIGADGSKTLIRGNCEMAGKILNALFDS is encoded by the exons ATGGCCGCAGCTATGCAGGCAACAGTTGAGGCACTGGGTAATCAGATAAACCAGGGTAATCATGAAAACAATAATGATGAGGACGGTCCAATGACACTTGCTACATTTCTGAAAGTTCGCCCACCGACCTTTAGGGGAACCTCAAATCCCACTGATGTAGATAATTGGATTCAGACTATGGAAAGGGCGTTGCAGGCCCAACAGGTTCCTGAGGAGCAATGGGTTGAATTTGGAACTTATCAATTGCAAGATGAAGCTCA AAATGCCAAGGAACTTGAATTAATGCAGTTAAAACAGGGACAGATGACTGTTGCTGAGTATACTAGTAAGTTTGAGGAGTTGTGTCGCTTTTCTTGTATCTGTCAAGGGGCACCAGAAGATTTTGCCgaatggaagtgtattaagtatgagggaGGTCTTCGGAGTGATATTCTGAGCTTTGTTTCCCCAATGGAGATCAGGGTATTTTCTAAACTGGTGAATAAGAGTAGAGTAGCTGAAGATTGTGTGAGAAAGGCGGCAGTAGAGAAAGGGAGTTTGAGGGTGCCTTTTCAGGGACCTTCAGGAAGAAACTTTGCTCCGAGAG GGAAGAAAGTTTGGGAAGCAACCACAGCAGGATTTGAATTGTCAGAGGTGCGGAAG CCCGGACATATGGCCACTAATTGCCCGGAGAAGAAGAAGTATGAGACTGGTAGGGTGCAGCAGCCAGGGAGAGTATACATCACTTCTACCATAGGTGCTGATGGATCTAAGACACTGATTAGAGGTAATTGTGAAATGGCTGGTAAAAtcttaaatgctttatttgattcatgA